The sequence below is a genomic window from Candidatus Methylomirabilota bacterium.
AACCCGGCGGGGCCGGTCGTCGTCTTCGACGACGACGGCCGCTCCCGCGGGCCGGGCGCGGCCCTCCTCCTCGCGCAGCGGGGAGTCCCGGTCGAGATCGTGACGCCCGCCCTCCACGTGGGGATCCGGCTCGATCCGTCCAACCTGCCCCCGTTCTACCGCGAGCTCCTGCGGGCCGGCGTGACGTTCACGCCGAACCACGACCTTCGCGGAGCCTCCCGGGGAACCGTCCGGCTTCGCGGCGTCTTCACGGGTGAGGAGGTCGAGCGGCCGGGCATCGCGGCCCTGGTGGTCTCACTCCTCCGGCGGGTTCCCGAGGATGGCCTCTATCACGAGCTGCGGGGACAGGTCGAGGCGCACCTGGTCGGGGACGCCTCGGCGGCGCGGCCGACCGAGACCGTGATCCTGGAAGCCGCCGTGCTCGCCCGACGCTTGTAGATCCTGGGAGGGGGTCGGACGGCCCCCTCCGATCACGAAGGCTTGATTAACCCGGCGCCGGCCACCGAGCGCGTGGTGCATCGAGGAGTGCTCCGAGCGGCGGCTTCGCCGCCGCCACGACGGGGGGGCATCGGGGGGGTCTTCCGAGACCCCCCCGAAATGACTCAGCGGGGTCGGACGGCCTCGTGGCGGAGGGCGTGGTCGGCCAGGACGAGGGCGGTCATCGCCTCGACCATGACCACCGCCCGCGGCAGCACGCACGGGTCGTGGCGGCCGCGGCCCTGGATCGTGGTCTCCTCGTGACGGACGGTGACCGTGTCCTGCTCGTGGAGGATGGTGGCGGTGGGCTTGAAGGCCACCCGGAAGTAGATGGTCTCGCCGTTGGTGATGCCGCCCTGCACGCCCCCGCTCCGGTTGGTCCGGGTGCGGACACGGTCGCCGTCCATGTAGAACTCGTCGTTGTGCTCGAGCCCGGTGAGGTCGGTCCCGGCGAACCCCGAGCCGATCTCGAAGCCCTTGCTGGCCGGCAGGCTCATCACCGCCTTGGCCAGGTCCGCCTCCAGCCGGTCGAACACCGGCTCGCCCCAGCCCGGCGGGCAGCCCCGGGCGGCGCAGACGACGAGGCCCCCGAGCGAGTTGCCTTCCTTGCGCGCCGTCTCCACCGCCGCGATCATGCGCTCGGCGACGGCGAGGTCGGGGCAGCGGATCGGCGTCCGCTCGACCTCGGCCTGGCTGACCTTCTCGACGTCGCACTCCACGACGATGCGCCCCACCTTGCCGACCCAGGCCACGATGTCGACCCCGTAGCGGTGGGCGAGGAGCTTCCGCGCGATGGCGCCC
It includes:
- the aroC gene encoding chorismate synthase: MGNTFGHLFRVTTWGESHGGAVGVVVDGCPPRLPLAEADIQPDLDRRRPGQSLLVSQRKESDTVRILSGVFEGQTLGTPISLSIPNEDMRPGDYREMQEKYRPSHADYTYAAKYGVRDWRGGGRTSARETAGRVAAGAIARKLLAHRYGVDIVAWVGKVGRIVVECDVEKVSQAEVERTPIRCPDLAVAERMIAAVETARKEGNSLGGLVVCAARGCPPGWGEPVFDRLEADLAKAVMSLPASKGFEIGSGFAGTDLTGLEHNDEFYMDGDRVRTRTNRSGGVQGGITNGETIYFRVAFKPTATILHEQDTVTVRHEETTIQGRGRHDPCVLPRAVVMVEAMTALVLADHALRHEAVRPR